From a single Osmerus eperlanus chromosome 8, fOsmEpe2.1, whole genome shotgun sequence genomic region:
- the LOC134025003 gene encoding bifunctional protein GlmU-like, giving the protein MASSGSSLRVHALRLGPGQELLSSLLALVEERGLRAPFIITCVGSVTKATLRLANATTENTNEVIHLRERFEIVSLVGTLNKEAHLHVCLADKDGRTVGGHVLGDLEVFTTAEVLVGEASDLHFDREMDDRTGYPELVIKPRS; this is encoded by the exons ATG gcGTCCTCAGGTTCCTCCCTCCGGGTCCATGCCCTGCGTCTGGGCCCGGGTCAGGAGCTGCTGAGCAGCCTGCTGGcattggtggaggagagaggcctcaGAGCGCCGTTCATTATCACCTGCGTGGGCAGCGTAACCAAGGCAACGCTCCGGCTGGCAAATGCCACCACGGAGAATACCAATGAG GTGATCCACCTCCGGGAGCGTTTTGAGATTGTGTCCCTGGTCGGTACGCTGAACAAGGAAGCCCACTTGCACGTGTGCCTGGCTGACAAGGACGGGAGGACAGTGGGAGGCCACGTGCTCGGTGACCTGGAGGTGTTCACCACGGCCGAGGTGCTCGTCGGCGAAGCCTCCGACCTGCACTTTGACAGAGAAATGGACGATCGCACGGGATACCCAGAGCTGGTCATCAAGCCACGCTCTTAG